A single genomic interval of Aegicerativicinus sediminis harbors:
- a CDS encoding FMN-binding glutamate synthase family protein produces MEIILNLLSQIPWWGWVLIFLAIVAICDILQRKHTILHNFPIVGHFRYWLESIGPELRQYLVANNREELPFNRIERGWVYASSKKENNYEGFGTDRDIFQYQHIFVCNAMMPFQLKPDHPNIKDYSFIPCAKVIGAYNKRRKPYRPGSIINVSAMSYGSLSAKAIESMNIGVKIAGAYHNTGEGGLSPYHKNGGDIVFHFGTGYFGVRDEHGNFSMEKLKKLVEDYPFIKAIEIKLSQGAKPGKGGVLPAAKISHEISEIRGVPMGKDVLSPPGHSAFSNVPEMLEFIEKIAEETGLPVGIKAAIGKLEQWEELAALMVASNRGPDFITIDGGEGGTGAAPPSFADHVSLPWVYGFSDIYKLFQKRGLEERVVFIGSGKLGFPAKAAMAFAMGVDCINVAREAMMSIGCIQAQVCHTNHCPSGVATQNKWLQNGIDVNLKSIRMAQYFKTFRKEFLEITHAAGYEHPCQFDMDDIEVNVDDHNLSEDLDKTYNYKKTPVAFTSMQDLKDCIYLGGKQTNPKST; encoded by the coding sequence ATGGAAATCATTTTAAATCTCCTAAGCCAAATACCATGGTGGGGTTGGGTATTGATATTTTTAGCTATAGTAGCTATTTGTGACATTTTACAAAGGAAACATACGATCCTACATAATTTTCCAATTGTAGGCCATTTTAGATATTGGTTAGAAAGCATAGGACCTGAATTAAGGCAATATCTGGTTGCCAACAATCGAGAGGAACTGCCCTTTAATCGCATAGAACGAGGTTGGGTATACGCTTCCTCCAAAAAAGAAAATAATTATGAGGGATTTGGTACTGATAGAGACATTTTTCAGTATCAACATATTTTTGTTTGTAATGCAATGATGCCCTTTCAATTAAAACCTGATCATCCGAACATAAAAGACTATTCTTTTATTCCTTGCGCAAAGGTTATTGGTGCCTATAATAAACGAAGAAAACCTTATCGACCAGGTTCCATAATTAATGTCTCCGCTATGAGTTATGGTTCACTATCTGCAAAAGCTATAGAATCAATGAATATAGGTGTTAAAATCGCAGGTGCCTACCATAATACTGGTGAAGGAGGACTTTCTCCCTACCATAAAAATGGTGGTGACATTGTCTTTCATTTTGGAACAGGTTACTTTGGTGTGAGAGATGAACATGGAAATTTTTCCATGGAAAAATTAAAAAAATTGGTTGAGGATTATCCGTTTATCAAAGCAATTGAAATTAAATTATCCCAGGGTGCAAAGCCCGGTAAAGGGGGTGTACTACCGGCTGCAAAGATATCACACGAAATTTCCGAAATTAGGGGCGTACCAATGGGAAAAGACGTTTTGTCCCCTCCGGGCCATTCGGCATTTTCCAATGTTCCTGAAATGCTTGAATTTATAGAAAAAATAGCAGAGGAAACGGGTTTGCCTGTCGGTATCAAGGCTGCCATTGGGAAATTAGAACAATGGGAGGAATTAGCAGCATTAATGGTTGCTTCTAATAGGGGTCCAGACTTTATCACAATAGATGGCGGTGAAGGAGGAACTGGCGCTGCACCACCAAGTTTTGCTGATCATGTATCCTTACCTTGGGTGTATGGTTTTAGCGACATATATAAATTATTTCAAAAACGGGGTTTAGAAGAACGGGTTGTTTTTATTGGAAGTGGCAAATTAGGCTTTCCAGCCAAGGCCGCCATGGCATTTGCTATGGGAGTAGATTGTATAAATGTTGCACGGGAAGCCATGATGAGCATTGGATGTATTCAAGCTCAGGTATGCCATACAAACCATTGTCCCAGTGGAGTGGCTACCCAAAATAAATGGCTACAAAATGGTATAGATGTCAATTTAAAATCAATCAGGATGGCCCAATATTTTAAAACGTTTAGAAAAGAATTTCTAGAAATTACACATGCTGCCGGATATGAACATCCCTGCCAATTTGATATGGATGACATTGAAGTTAATGTGGATGACCATAACCTTTCAGAAGATTTGGACAAAACCTACAATTATAAAAAGACTCCAGTTGCCTTTACATCTATGCAAGATTTAAAAGATTGCATATATTTGGGAGGTAAGCAAACTAACCCTAAATCCACCTAA
- a CDS encoding DUF7935 family protein: protein MEYLKILDMFLYAIPSLIVGLIAFYFFKEHTKNEEGRRRFILQKDLKVNALPIRLQAYERMAIFCERIRPSKLLTRVNPSTSDKESYESLIIATIEQEFEHNMSQQIYLSDDCWNIITAAKNATIQLIRKAGLLEKVNSANKLREVVLTEMMEKIPPSDAALSYIKKEVSEMW, encoded by the coding sequence ATGGAATATTTGAAAATCCTAGACATGTTCCTTTATGCAATTCCTTCTCTAATTGTTGGACTTATCGCCTTCTATTTTTTTAAGGAACACACCAAAAACGAAGAAGGTAGAAGACGCTTCATACTTCAAAAAGATTTAAAGGTTAATGCCTTACCAATTCGATTACAAGCCTATGAGCGAATGGCTATTTTTTGTGAGCGGATTAGACCTTCAAAACTACTTACAAGAGTTAACCCAAGTACCTCAGATAAAGAATCTTATGAAAGTTTAATTATAGCAACAATTGAACAGGAATTTGAGCATAACATGTCTCAGCAAATTTACTTAAGTGACGACTGCTGGAACATTATTACTGCAGCAAAAAACGCTACAATTCAGTTGATTCGCAAAGCAGGTTTGTTAGAAAAGGTGAATAGCGCAAATAAATTGCGCGAGGTAGTTTTAACCGAAATGATGGAAAAAATTCCACCGAGCGACGCAGCACTTTCGTACATCAAGAAAGAAGTTTCAGAAATGTGGTAA
- a CDS encoding patatin-like phospholipase family protein, whose protein sequence is MKALVISGGGSKGAYAGGVSQFLIEEKNRKYDMFLGTSSGSLLIPHLAVNNIPKLYNMFTNVSQRDIFSVSPFVQHRKENREYVSINYKNTLLQFIKRKRTFGESKNLRKSIFKNFTRAEYDKIRRNELDVIVTVSNLTMNRVEYKSIKDCTYEEFCNWIWISCNYIPFMSLATVNGHEYADGGLGSVVPIREAINRGATEIDAVILESENMEGNKVLGKNPFSLMLNLFGHLLDQVEKNDIIVGKLAAQSNDVTLNLYYTSSKLTENSLIFSKRLMRSWWQQGFDYAKEKYGSNGGN, encoded by the coding sequence ATGAAAGCTTTGGTTATTTCCGGAGGTGGAAGTAAAGGTGCCTATGCGGGGGGTGTTTCCCAGTTTCTAATAGAGGAGAAAAACCGTAAATATGATATGTTCCTTGGAACCTCTTCAGGAAGCCTTTTAATACCCCATTTGGCCGTAAACAATATCCCTAAACTGTATAATATGTTTACCAATGTTAGTCAGAGGGATATATTCAGTGTTTCGCCTTTTGTCCAACACAGAAAGGAAAATAGGGAATATGTTTCAATTAATTATAAAAACACTTTACTGCAATTCATAAAGCGGAAGCGAACATTTGGTGAAAGCAAAAACCTCAGGAAAAGTATTTTTAAAAATTTCACTAGAGCTGAATACGATAAAATTAGAAGGAATGAATTAGATGTAATTGTAACAGTTTCTAATTTAACAATGAATAGGGTAGAGTATAAATCAATTAAAGATTGTACTTATGAAGAGTTTTGTAATTGGATTTGGATTTCGTGTAATTATATTCCTTTTATGTCTTTAGCAACGGTTAATGGGCATGAATATGCTGATGGTGGCCTTGGCAGTGTAGTTCCTATCCGAGAGGCCATAAACCGTGGTGCGACAGAAATTGATGCGGTTATTTTGGAAAGTGAGAATATGGAAGGCAACAAGGTGTTAGGAAAGAATCCTTTTTCGTTAATGTTGAATCTTTTTGGCCATTTACTGGACCAAGTTGAAAAAAATGACATTATAGTCGGGAAGTTGGCGGCTCAATCCAATGATGTAACGCTAAACTTATATTACACTTCCTCGAAACTAACCGAAAATTCATTAATTTTTAGTAAACGTCTTATGCGTTCGTGGTGGCAACAAGGTTTTGATTATGCAAAAGAAAAATATGGATCAAACGGTGGTAATTGA